A genomic window from Methanobacterium sp. BRmetb2 includes:
- a CDS encoding dihydroorotate dehydrogenase electron transfer subunit produces MNIPKVVKIKRIIKESDSVKTFIFNWKIQDEKPGQFMMVWNFTDEKPMSISLIDSINDEMGISIKKVGKFTESLHSLKPGDELGLRGPYGRGFEIKGNKILVIGGGIGMAPLSALIDEATGRGVTVDVICAAQTENELLYREKMERAGASVLTCTDDGSHGFCGFPTELANQILTESSYDMIATCGPEIMMKGVFDLVDHHKIPAQFSLERYMKCAMGLCGQCCVDNTGWRICVEGPVFTTDEVRLIREFAKYRRDASGIKHKL; encoded by the coding sequence ATGAATATTCCAAAAGTAGTTAAGATTAAAAGAATAATTAAAGAGTCTGATTCAGTTAAAACCTTTATTTTTAACTGGAAAATTCAAGATGAAAAACCAGGTCAATTTATGATGGTTTGGAATTTCACTGATGAAAAGCCTATGTCCATATCATTAATAGATTCTATTAATGATGAAATGGGCATATCTATAAAAAAAGTTGGAAAATTCACTGAATCATTACATTCACTAAAACCAGGCGATGAACTTGGATTAAGAGGCCCTTATGGTAGAGGATTTGAGATAAAAGGAAATAAAATTTTGGTAATTGGCGGAGGTATTGGAATGGCCCCATTATCTGCTCTAATTGATGAAGCAACGGGACGTGGAGTAACTGTGGATGTTATCTGCGCTGCCCAGACAGAAAATGAGCTGTTATACAGGGAAAAAATGGAAAGAGCAGGAGCCTCTGTATTAACTTGTACTGATGATGGAAGTCATGGATTTTGTGGATTTCCTACTGAACTTGCTAATCAAATTCTTACAGAGTCCTCCTATGATATGATAGCTACATGCGGACCTGAAATTATGATGAAGGGCGTTTTTGATTTGGTTGATCATCATAAAATTCCTGCCCAATTTTCCTTGGAAAGATACATGAAATGTGCCATGGGGTTGTGTGGCCAATGTTGTGTGGATAACACTGGCTGGCGAATATGTGTAGAAGGACCAGTATTTACTACTGACGAAGTGAGATTAATAAGAGAATTCGCTAAATATCGACGAGATGCATCTGGAATAAAACATAAACTATAA